The Sorangiineae bacterium MSr11367 genome window below encodes:
- a CDS encoding DUF2339 domain-containing protein — protein MDVFVGLLGFGLLVVGAVAIVALSVASRALAQVHRLEATVQRLTAPRVELPLEEAANAAAPPARDDVALETKEKKEKVVDWEGLIGVRLFAWLGGMALFVGLAFFLRYSIQENLIAPPLRVALGGIVGALALFGGDYLRSKADRAGQAISGSGVAISYASLYAARTLYDLLPVSITFAGMALVTVVAGLIAVRKDAPMLAILGLLGGFMTPFLLSSGDDRPVALFVYVALLDAGILAVAVRRQWPGLALLGLGSTTAVYGAWAYQFLDAARVPYALLAAAILASIFALPRWRDTEEGMSRNLVRATAVLASGIPFVLVLILSGTNVLRASPFLLVGYLAILEAGAWFTGARTSFAPLLPIASGLTAFILAVRASDDLFPSQRVPVLAAFALLPLLKTGAWFLRRSKADAPSLRLSACIALAGSMLIVVRVLSVEMHAGGPAPITEIALFSFAHAAGLGAMGVVLGWGAGLLGAQALAVGTLLLLFGVESREVARGHWPLIVVSMLACWALPFAIRTAPRDRLARLSAGVALILHFPIFYGLLHGAWGDGPLGAAALACAVLALVSGLGGIALLFVTAAIPIWFDNEWLTAAWAFEALALAWWHTRQRHVGLLAASALLATAVVVRLLANPLVWDYHPRSGTPILNWELYTFGLPALAILLAPRWLRASDRARALKLPTVYAGAGIALLFVLLNVEIADFYSTGTQLSFHLSQGGFRQDMTYSLGWGLFALGLLGVGIARDSRALRIGSLVVSSLTAAKVTLHDLWALGSLYRVASFVGLAFALLAVSFFMQRYVLRSAK, from the coding sequence ATGGACGTCTTCGTCGGACTCTTGGGCTTCGGGCTGCTCGTCGTGGGCGCGGTGGCCATCGTGGCGCTGTCGGTCGCATCCCGCGCGCTCGCGCAGGTGCATCGATTGGAAGCCACCGTTCAACGGCTCACCGCGCCCCGCGTGGAGCTTCCGCTGGAGGAAGCGGCGAACGCGGCCGCCCCGCCCGCGCGCGATGACGTCGCGCTGGAAACGAAAGAGAAGAAGGAGAAGGTCGTCGATTGGGAAGGCCTCATCGGCGTACGCCTTTTCGCATGGCTCGGTGGCATGGCCCTCTTCGTCGGGCTCGCCTTCTTTCTTCGATATTCCATTCAGGAGAACCTGATCGCGCCACCGCTTCGCGTGGCGCTCGGCGGGATCGTGGGCGCCCTCGCCCTCTTCGGCGGCGACTACCTACGCTCGAAGGCCGACCGCGCCGGGCAGGCCATTTCGGGCTCCGGCGTCGCCATCTCGTACGCCTCGCTCTACGCCGCGCGCACCCTTTATGACTTGCTCCCGGTGAGCATCACCTTCGCCGGAATGGCCTTGGTCACCGTGGTGGCGGGGCTCATCGCCGTTCGCAAAGATGCGCCCATGCTGGCCATTTTGGGCCTGCTCGGCGGCTTCATGACGCCGTTTCTCCTGTCCAGCGGCGACGATCGGCCCGTCGCGCTGTTCGTGTACGTGGCCCTGCTCGATGCAGGCATTCTGGCCGTGGCCGTGCGGCGGCAGTGGCCTGGCCTCGCCTTGCTCGGACTGGGCTCGACCACGGCCGTTTACGGCGCATGGGCGTACCAGTTTCTCGATGCCGCGCGCGTTCCGTATGCCTTGCTGGCCGCGGCGATCCTGGCCTCCATCTTTGCCCTTCCGCGATGGCGCGATACCGAAGAGGGCATGTCGCGCAACCTCGTGCGCGCCACCGCGGTTCTTGCCTCGGGCATCCCATTCGTCCTCGTGCTCATCCTCAGCGGCACGAACGTCCTGCGCGCGTCGCCGTTCTTGCTCGTGGGCTACCTCGCGATCCTCGAGGCCGGCGCGTGGTTCACCGGGGCGCGCACCTCGTTCGCGCCGCTGCTTCCCATCGCCTCGGGCCTGACGGCGTTCATCCTCGCCGTGCGCGCATCGGACGACCTTTTTCCGTCCCAACGCGTGCCCGTGCTGGCGGCCTTCGCGCTCCTTCCGCTGCTCAAGACCGGTGCGTGGTTCCTCCGGCGCAGCAAAGCCGACGCCCCCTCCCTCCGGCTCTCGGCCTGCATCGCACTCGCAGGATCCATGCTCATCGTCGTCCGCGTGCTCTCCGTCGAGATGCACGCCGGAGGCCCCGCGCCCATCACCGAAATCGCGCTTTTTTCCTTTGCGCACGCCGCGGGGCTCGGGGCCATGGGCGTGGTCCTCGGTTGGGGCGCGGGCTTGCTCGGTGCGCAAGCGCTCGCCGTCGGCACGTTGCTCCTGCTCTTTGGCGTCGAGTCGCGCGAGGTCGCCCGCGGCCACTGGCCCCTCATCGTCGTATCGATGCTGGCGTGTTGGGCACTCCCCTTCGCGATCCGCACGGCCCCGCGCGACCGGCTGGCCAGGCTCTCCGCCGGCGTCGCCCTCATTCTTCACTTTCCCATTTTCTACGGCCTTCTCCACGGCGCATGGGGCGATGGTCCGCTCGGCGCGGCGGCCCTCGCGTGTGCCGTCCTCGCGCTCGTATCCGGACTCGGCGGTATTGCGTTGCTCTTCGTGACGGCAGCCATCCCCATTTGGTTCGACAATGAATGGCTCACGGCGGCGTGGGCCTTCGAAGCACTCGCGCTCGCCTGGTGGCACACGAGGCAGCGGCACGTGGGCCTGCTCGCGGCATCGGCGCTCTTGGCCACCGCCGTGGTGGTGCGGCTCCTCGCCAATCCGCTCGTCTGGGATTACCACCCGCGCAGCGGGACCCCAATTCTCAATTGGGAGCTTTACACCTTCGGCCTACCGGCTTTGGCCATTCTGCTCGCGCCGCGATGGCTCCGCGCATCCGATAGGGCGCGCGCGCTGAAGCTCCCCACGGTGTACGCCGGCGCGGGCATCGCGCTTCTCTTCGTCCTGCTCAATGTGGAAATTGCGGATTTCTACTCCACCGGCACGCAGCTGTCCTTTCACCTCTCGCAAGGCGGCTTCCGCCAAGACATGACCTATTCGCTCGGTTGGGGACTCTTTGCGCTCGGCCTGCTCGGCGTGGGCATCGCGCGCGACTCGCGGGCGTTGCGCATTGGATCGCTGGTCGTTTCCAGCCTCACGGCCGCCAAGGTCACATTGCACGATCTTTGGGCGCTTGGTTCGCTCTACCGCGTGGCTTCGTTCGTGGGGCTAGCGTTTGCCCTACTCGCGGTTTCGTTCTTCATGCAGCGCTACGTTTTGCGCAGCGCAAAGTGA
- a CDS encoding carbonic anhydrase family protein, whose translation MTSVFSKLPLIALALTSAACVETAATHENEPAPTTSTASLTSATAEIPWSYDGATGPAHWGDLAPEFGACKSGTHQSPIALFHREHVPHPGLTALQFEDPPSPIHLVNDGHTVLGSTSLAEGLTTPHGHYKLVQFHFHVPSEHTLDGRHYDAEMHLVHQNEQGERAVVAFFFSIHEHNNDALASFCDHPPTDPNQETSPTAPIDLMRIVNGDHTPHAQSYLTYGGSLTTPACTEGITWFVFTSPRFFGRTQWENLYGALHGHTNRPIQPRNGRVVSRFDL comes from the coding sequence ATGACCTCCGTCTTCTCGAAGCTTCCCCTCATCGCGCTCGCCCTTACCAGCGCGGCCTGTGTCGAGACAGCCGCCACGCACGAGAATGAACCGGCGCCCACCACCTCCACGGCGTCGCTTACGTCTGCGACGGCGGAGATCCCCTGGTCCTACGACGGCGCCACCGGCCCGGCCCATTGGGGCGATCTTGCCCCCGAATTTGGAGCCTGCAAAAGCGGCACGCATCAGTCGCCCATTGCGCTCTTTCACCGCGAGCACGTCCCCCATCCGGGGCTGACGGCACTGCAATTCGAAGATCCGCCGTCGCCCATCCATCTGGTGAACGATGGCCACACGGTCCTCGGGTCCACCTCGTTGGCCGAGGGGCTGACGACGCCGCACGGGCATTACAAACTCGTGCAGTTCCATTTTCACGTTCCCAGCGAGCACACCCTGGACGGCCGGCATTACGACGCCGAAATGCACCTCGTGCATCAGAATGAGCAGGGCGAACGCGCCGTGGTGGCCTTCTTCTTTTCCATCCATGAGCACAACAACGACGCACTGGCGAGCTTCTGCGACCATCCGCCCACCGATCCAAACCAGGAGACGTCGCCCACCGCGCCCATCGATCTGATGCGCATCGTGAACGGCGATCACACGCCGCACGCCCAGTCGTACCTGACCTACGGCGGCTCGCTCACCACGCCCGCGTGCACCGAGGGGATCACCTGGTTCGTGTTCACGTCCCCGCGCTTCTTTGGCCGCACGCAATGGGAGAACCTCTACGGCGCCCTCCATGGCCATACGAACCGACCGATCCAACCGCGCAACGGCCGCGTGGTGTCGCGCTTCGATCTTTAA
- a CDS encoding TetR family transcriptional regulator, producing MDFVSRWEPNARERLQQAAMELYSERGFDQTTVADIAARAGLTERTFFRYFPDKREVLFWGSGKLEELLVDGVTRAPDSTGPMDAVTAALEAVAPIFEERRDLVRQRHTLIVGHTELQERELIKLASLGSAITKALHRRGVPEPVARLTAETGVAVLRVAFEGWVQNPKPSAFVQHVREARESLRAIAAGRKPTRD from the coding sequence ATGGATTTCGTGAGCCGATGGGAACCCAATGCCCGCGAGCGGCTTCAGCAGGCCGCGATGGAGCTCTACTCCGAGCGTGGGTTCGACCAAACGACGGTTGCGGACATTGCCGCACGGGCGGGACTCACCGAGCGAACGTTCTTTCGCTACTTCCCCGACAAGCGCGAGGTCCTCTTCTGGGGCTCCGGCAAACTGGAAGAACTCCTCGTGGACGGCGTCACCCGCGCGCCCGATTCGACGGGGCCGATGGATGCGGTCACCGCGGCCCTCGAAGCCGTTGCGCCGATCTTCGAGGAGCGGCGTGACCTCGTGCGCCAGCGCCACACGCTCATCGTGGGCCACACCGAGCTCCAGGAGCGCGAGCTCATCAAGCTCGCGTCCCTCGGCTCGGCCATCACCAAGGCACTCCACCGTCGCGGTGTCCCGGAGCCGGTCGCAAGGCTAACCGCAGAGACGGGGGTCGCCGTCCTCAGGGTCGCGTTCGAAGGTTGGGTCCAGAACCCGAAGCCATCGGCGTTCGTTCAGCACGTGCGCGAGGCGCGCGAGTCACTCAGGGCCATCGCCGCGGGCCGGAAACCTACCCGCGACTAA
- a CDS encoding SDR family oxidoreductase, whose amino-acid sequence MRVFVTGASGFIGSAVVPELISAGHHVVGLARSEASAAALRAAGAEVLRGDLEDLDSLRAGAAASDGVIHLAFIHDFSQFEASARTDHRAIEALGGALEGSGKPLVVAGGLLGIAPGRVATERDEHGPDSFVSPRQAGVRAALSFASRGVRSSIVRLAPSVHGPNDRGFLAMLIDIARTKGVAGYVGEGTARWPGVHRLDAGRLFRLGLEKAPAGSFLHGAADEGVRVRAIAEVIGRHLNLPVAPIGPENAGEHFGWFAPLLGMDSPASNALTRELLDWNPTHPGLLEDLDAGHYFEPLAN is encoded by the coding sequence ATGCGCGTATTCGTTACCGGTGCGTCCGGTTTCATCGGCTCGGCGGTGGTCCCCGAGCTCATTTCTGCGGGTCATCATGTGGTGGGGCTCGCCCGCTCCGAGGCATCGGCCGCAGCCCTGCGCGCCGCCGGGGCGGAGGTGCTTCGCGGCGATCTGGAGGACCTCGATAGCCTGCGTGCGGGCGCGGCCGCATCGGATGGGGTCATCCATCTGGCGTTCATCCATGACTTCTCCCAGTTCGAGGCTTCGGCGCGCACCGACCATCGTGCAATCGAAGCCCTCGGCGGTGCACTCGAGGGATCAGGTAAACCGCTGGTCGTCGCCGGCGGCTTGCTCGGCATCGCGCCGGGGCGCGTGGCCACGGAGCGCGACGAACATGGCCCGGACTCCTTCGTGTCCCCGCGGCAGGCCGGCGTGCGTGCGGCGCTCTCCTTCGCTTCGCGCGGCGTGCGATCGTCCATCGTGCGCCTGGCGCCGTCGGTGCACGGGCCAAACGATCGCGGATTTCTGGCGATGCTGATCGACATTGCGCGCACGAAGGGCGTCGCCGGCTACGTGGGTGAAGGGACCGCCCGCTGGCCAGGTGTGCACCGGCTCGATGCGGGGCGCCTCTTTCGCCTGGGGCTGGAGAAGGCTCCGGCCGGCTCCTTCCTGCATGGCGCCGCGGACGAGGGTGTCCGCGTCCGCGCCATCGCCGAGGTGATCGGCCGGCATTTGAATCTTCCGGTTGCGCCCATCGGCCCCGAAAACGCGGGCGAGCATTTCGGCTGGTTCGCGCCGCTTCTCGGCATGGATAGCCCCGCCTCCAATGCGTTGACCCGCGAGCTCCTCGACTGGAATCCTACGCACCCCGGGCTCCTCGAAGACCTGGACGCTGGCCACTACTTCGAACCACTCGCAAACTGA
- a CDS encoding protein kinase: MTQTRFELIEPLGTGGMGIVFLAQDTVLDRKVAIKFLTRKDLNTAEAVERVQHEAQACARLNHENIVRMFDIGQDDGHPFLVMEHLEGDPLDAIMGRTRETNESVVDVRRAVRIMIDVAKGLSHAHRAGIVHRDLKPSNVFITRDGTAKVLDFGVAQMTAGSDVAGAQFLGTPQYMSPEQWSGQVQDGRTDIWAAGVMFFELLTGVSPFTGHHLAELRNTVLSSDPSPSLRGARPELPEEVERIVTRALEKEKEARFGSADDLLDALVALEVLLVQALRGQSGSAEAVGTSSFPRRRMPMLSANAERRQITAMSCSLSHATSTEAVDDSVGEFFEACATIVHDLEGTILFCMGRQVMACFGYPRAHEDSAQRALRAASLIVDAFRPDDEERSRGVRVGVATGPCIPLPMAPEAAPPRMQGEALDVAQSLERQAQPNEILTEGPTQMLVQGAFELAQLDDVAAENGTAPRHLYRLLRRKENRTRFNPISAGNVTPLVGRASELDELRRLWDSVRNGKGQFAFIVGEAGIGKSRLLEQHLEGLATEGHRLVRCQCWPHSQSSPLQPILEGLEHSMGLDPSASPLEKAALLGLPPHDADAPPMSRSANLLKHQMLEALIGSFERLAEQEPLLLVVEDAHWADSITLELLERGLARLGVVRAMVLVTVRPEFQPLWARSSLLHHLSPRRLSPSESAAMVGFAGRGRHLPAAIVEQVVQRADGVPLFIEELTCSVLDALEKGGNEPSSWASAVPATLEALLRARLDTLPEPGRELARVASVLGREMNYDLVRAMWPLSEESLRIGLLQLVEIGIFRPISRATCRFKHALVQEAAYQSLVNQERQELHRRAAEVLVSQFSRIAEQNPEIAARHFAEAKRPEEACVYFEKAAKQARQRSANADALNHYARAMTQLDLLPSSSARDRRELLLKGQLAGVYFAEDGLESNRIRETLFRIRELAERYDDEEQSFAALFSLQGLSVVRGELRPGRDLAAKLMVRAKKAAHQGMLLAAYTAATSTHLFGGDLTASRNDAEAGIRIYESQAGGAIRVRMGGDVGAILHQHLGFALWLLGEPDQAIHHCQEGVRIARKYDHPANLTIRLHLLSIQHNERGEYSEARTIVDEILRLGEEYGFHFVATAARVVRACTQIECGELQGVDELQAALARRASMGANLAFTRYLSVLAQGQLGMGALEEAMLSVDKAMEISKRTDEHYCDAELLRMKGEILLAMDESNADHAARIFERGLERARGQHARSWELRLACSYGRLLASQGKTAEANALLAPVLATFTEGHGTRDLRMAHALLSSWMVR; the protein is encoded by the coding sequence ATGACCCAAACCCGATTCGAGCTGATCGAGCCCTTGGGCACGGGAGGTATGGGGATCGTGTTTCTCGCGCAGGACACCGTTCTCGATCGAAAAGTGGCAATCAAGTTTCTCACGCGCAAAGACCTGAACACGGCGGAGGCCGTGGAGCGTGTTCAGCACGAAGCGCAAGCGTGCGCGCGTTTGAACCACGAAAACATCGTGCGCATGTTCGACATCGGGCAGGACGACGGGCACCCCTTTCTCGTGATGGAGCACCTGGAAGGGGATCCCCTCGATGCCATCATGGGCCGTACGCGCGAGACGAATGAATCGGTCGTCGATGTCCGGCGAGCGGTCCGAATCATGATCGACGTCGCGAAGGGATTATCGCATGCACACCGGGCCGGAATCGTGCACCGCGACTTGAAGCCGAGCAACGTCTTCATCACGAGAGACGGAACGGCAAAGGTGCTCGACTTTGGCGTGGCACAAATGACCGCGGGCAGCGATGTCGCCGGTGCGCAGTTCCTTGGGACACCCCAGTACATGTCGCCCGAACAATGGAGTGGTCAGGTTCAAGATGGCCGAACGGACATTTGGGCAGCAGGGGTGATGTTCTTCGAATTGCTCACCGGCGTTTCTCCGTTCACTGGCCATCACCTCGCAGAATTGCGCAATACGGTGCTCTCGTCGGATCCTTCGCCGTCGCTTCGAGGGGCGCGGCCCGAGCTGCCCGAGGAGGTCGAACGCATCGTAACGCGTGCGCTCGAGAAGGAGAAAGAGGCAAGATTCGGCAGCGCGGACGACTTGCTGGACGCATTGGTGGCCTTGGAGGTGCTGCTCGTGCAGGCCCTGCGCGGACAATCCGGCAGCGCGGAGGCGGTGGGGACATCGAGCTTTCCGCGACGACGAATGCCCATGCTCTCGGCGAATGCCGAGCGCCGTCAGATTACCGCCATGTCGTGCTCCCTTTCGCACGCAACCTCGACGGAGGCCGTCGACGACTCGGTGGGCGAATTTTTCGAAGCGTGTGCCACGATTGTGCACGACTTGGAGGGCACGATCTTGTTTTGCATGGGCAGACAGGTCATGGCGTGCTTTGGCTATCCTCGAGCCCACGAAGACAGCGCCCAGCGCGCATTGCGGGCGGCGTCGCTGATCGTCGATGCATTTCGCCCCGATGACGAAGAGCGCTCCCGTGGCGTCCGCGTGGGGGTAGCGACAGGCCCTTGCATTCCGCTTCCAATGGCCCCGGAAGCTGCGCCTCCGAGGATGCAGGGTGAGGCGCTGGACGTCGCGCAATCGCTCGAACGCCAGGCCCAACCGAACGAGATTCTCACGGAAGGGCCGACGCAAATGCTCGTGCAAGGCGCCTTCGAGCTCGCGCAGCTCGACGACGTGGCCGCGGAGAATGGAACGGCGCCACGACATTTGTATCGATTGTTGCGGCGGAAAGAGAATCGGACCCGATTCAACCCGATTTCAGCGGGCAACGTCACTCCGCTGGTAGGGCGTGCGTCGGAACTCGATGAACTGCGCCGCCTTTGGGACTCGGTCCGTAACGGCAAAGGCCAATTCGCATTCATCGTCGGCGAGGCAGGAATCGGCAAGTCACGCCTGCTCGAGCAGCATCTCGAAGGTTTGGCGACGGAGGGTCACCGGTTGGTGCGTTGCCAATGTTGGCCGCACTCCCAGAGCAGCCCACTACAACCGATCCTCGAAGGACTGGAGCACTCGATGGGATTGGATCCGAGTGCCTCTCCGCTGGAGAAAGCGGCCCTCCTGGGGCTTCCCCCGCACGATGCGGACGCTCCGCCAATGTCGAGAAGTGCCAATTTGCTCAAGCACCAGATGCTGGAAGCACTCATTGGCTCGTTCGAGCGGCTGGCCGAGCAGGAACCTTTGCTGCTCGTCGTCGAGGATGCGCACTGGGCCGACTCCATTACGCTCGAGTTGCTGGAGCGCGGGCTAGCACGTCTCGGGGTCGTGCGAGCCATGGTGCTCGTCACCGTGCGCCCGGAGTTTCAGCCGCTCTGGGCGCGTTCCTCGCTCCTGCATCACCTCTCTCCACGCCGGCTTTCGCCGAGCGAGAGCGCCGCCATGGTCGGCTTTGCCGGTCGGGGGCGCCATCTGCCCGCGGCGATCGTGGAGCAAGTCGTACAGCGCGCCGACGGAGTCCCACTCTTCATCGAGGAACTCACGTGCAGTGTGTTGGACGCGCTCGAAAAGGGCGGAAATGAGCCTTCATCATGGGCCAGTGCGGTGCCAGCGACGCTCGAGGCGCTCTTGCGCGCACGCCTGGACACCTTGCCCGAACCCGGCAGGGAGTTGGCGCGGGTGGCCTCCGTGCTGGGGCGCGAGATGAACTACGATCTGGTTCGGGCCATGTGGCCCCTATCCGAAGAATCACTCCGCATCGGACTTCTCCAGCTGGTCGAGATAGGGATTTTTCGCCCCATATCGCGCGCGACCTGCAGGTTCAAGCACGCCCTGGTGCAAGAAGCCGCGTACCAATCCCTCGTCAACCAAGAGCGGCAGGAGCTGCACCGGCGAGCCGCCGAAGTGCTGGTATCGCAATTCTCTCGCATTGCCGAGCAAAACCCAGAAATCGCGGCGAGGCATTTCGCCGAAGCGAAGCGCCCCGAGGAGGCCTGCGTGTACTTCGAGAAGGCGGCGAAACAAGCCAGACAGAGGTCTGCGAACGCCGACGCTCTCAACCACTATGCTCGTGCCATGACACAACTGGATCTGCTGCCATCGAGTTCGGCACGCGATCGACGCGAGCTTTTGCTAAAGGGCCAGTTGGCGGGTGTGTATTTCGCCGAGGATGGACTCGAGTCGAACCGTATTCGGGAAACCCTTTTTCGGATTCGTGAGCTTGCCGAGAGGTATGACGATGAGGAACAATCGTTCGCGGCGCTGTTCAGCCTTCAGGGGTTGAGCGTCGTTCGAGGTGAACTTCGCCCCGGTCGCGACTTGGCGGCCAAATTGATGGTCCGGGCAAAAAAAGCTGCGCATCAGGGCATGCTCCTCGCCGCCTACACGGCGGCCACTTCGACGCACCTCTTTGGTGGCGACCTCACGGCGTCTCGCAACGACGCGGAGGCGGGGATACGGATCTACGAGTCGCAGGCGGGAGGAGCGATTCGTGTCCGGATGGGGGGCGACGTCGGCGCGATATTGCACCAGCATCTTGGTTTTGCATTGTGGCTATTGGGCGAGCCTGACCAAGCGATTCACCATTGCCAAGAGGGGGTACGAATCGCGCGGAAGTACGATCATCCGGCCAATCTTACGATACGGTTGCACCTCCTCTCCATTCAGCACAATGAACGCGGGGAGTACTCCGAGGCGCGTACAATCGTCGATGAAATATTGCGCCTGGGCGAGGAGTACGGCTTCCATTTCGTCGCGACAGCAGCCCGTGTCGTTCGGGCGTGCACGCAAATCGAGTGCGGTGAGCTCCAGGGGGTCGACGAGCTCCAAGCAGCCTTGGCCCGTCGAGCATCGATGGGCGCGAATCTCGCGTTCACGCGCTATCTTTCCGTGCTTGCCCAGGGACAGCTAGGGATGGGCGCACTCGAGGAGGCGATGCTTTCGGTCGATAAGGCGATGGAGATCTCGAAACGGACGGATGAACACTATTGCGACGCGGAGCTTCTTCGAATGAAAGGGGAAATACTGCTCGCCATGGACGAATCGAATGCCGATCATGCAGCACGCATCTTCGAGCGCGGCCTCGAACGAGCGCGCGGCCAGCATGCCAGGAGTTGGGAGCTACGACTTGCTTGCAGCTATGGTCGCTTGCTTGCCAGCCAAGGGAAGACGGCCGAAGCGAATGCGCTTCTGGCCCCCGTTCTGGCGACGTTCACGGAAGGTCACGGGACCCGTGACCTTCGCATGGCGCACGCCCTGCTTTCCTCTTGGATGGTTCGCTAA